ATCGGATACCGCCGTCACCGCATCGGATTGCTCCAGCGCATAACCGATCGCCGGTGCGTAACCGGGGTCGCGCCCGAGTAGCGTCGTGTCGGTGCCGTGAAGGGTCGTGACCACCGCCGGACGTTTGCCCTCGGGCAACATCGAGCGCGCCAGAATCGCCGCCGTCGCATGCGGCACCGCGTAGTGCGCGTGCAGGATGTCCAAGTCGAACGTCTGGGCGACCTCCGCCAGCTTCACCGAAAGCGGCAGGGTGTAATCGGGGTATTTGAACAGCTCGTAGCTGCTGATTTCCACCGGATGGAAATACACCCGCTCGTTGCCCGGCTTCAGCCGAAACGGCCGCTCGTAGCTGATGAAATGCACCTCGTGTCCGCGCGCGGCGAGTTCATCGCCCAGACCCGACGCCAGAATGCCGCTGCCCCCCACCGAGGGGTAACAAATGATGCCGATGCGCAGCGGACGAGTATCCATAATCAAAGGACGCGCTTCAAAAGTGCCGACTGCCGCCACCGAGTGCGTCGAGATCGGTGAAGACGAGGGGTTCGTTGGGATAGAGCGCGATGGCGTGGCTGCCCCCGGCGTTCTGCCCGAGCAGGCTGGCGCGGGTGATCTGCAGCGAGCCGTAATCACGCGTTTTCATTTGCGACGCATGCGCTGCCATGGCCTCGCGCCAGATGGCCACATCCTCATCCGTCAGCGCGTAGAGCACGGGCGGACGACCGACCGGCGCGGCATCGGGCGATACGGCATAAAACAACAGGCGCTTGATGGCGTGGCGCGGTTGGTCGGCCAGTTGCTTCACTCCACCATAGCGGGCCAGCCGCGCCGCATCGCGAGTCATCCGACCGACCGCGACATGATCCGGATG
This portion of the Actomonas aquatica genome encodes:
- a CDS encoding PIG-L deacetylase family protein — translated: MPNSPSDPAPLLVFGAHPDDIEFGAGGIVAAEARRGRPVHLVVCSRGESGTNGTPEIRTQEAETAAATLGATLEWLDLGGDANIENTREGARTLAAIIRRVRPETVLTLTVEEDQHPDHVAVGRMTRDAARLARYGGVKQLADQPRHAIKRLLFYAVSPDAAPVGRPPVLYALTDEDVAIWREAMAAHASQMKTRDYGSLQITRASLLGQNAGGSHAIALYPNEPLVFTDLDALGGGSRHF